GTTGTCCGGCTGTTGTTTGTATAACTCTTCATAAATTGCTTTTGCATTTTGATAATCTTCCAGGGTTTCATAAGCCATTCCAAGCATAAATTTTAAGAATGGATTATCCGGATTTTCTTGTGAAGATTTTTTTAAATCTTGTAAAATTTCGTTAGATTTACCATACTTTATGTAAAGTAAAAATTTCTTTAATATAGCATCGTTGTCTTTTGGATTGAGTCTGATGATTTTATCTATAGTTTCTGCAGCATTATTGAAGTCATCTTTATCTACGTAAATCTGAAATAGTCTGTTTAAAGCTTCAAGATTATTAGGGTCATCTTTTAGTATGTTTTTGTAGATTTCTATTGCTTTATCGTAATTGCCGGATTGTCTGTAAATCTCGCCAAGAAGTTGCCATACTGGTTTATACTTTTTGTCGATTTGTAAAGATTTTTTTAGATACTCTTCTGCTTTTTGCGCGTTGTTTTCAAAAAGGTATATTCTTGCTATTTTGTAATAGATAGATGGGTCATCTTTTTTTATTGTAGCAAGCTTTTCTAAAAGCTCCTTTGCTTTGTTTAAATTTTTATTTTCAATATATTGGTCAATCAAAGCTGAAATTATTTTTTCATTGTTTTGAAATTTTTTATATCCTTCTTCCAATACAGCTAAAGCTTCTTTTTGATTTTTCGTTACGTTGTAAAAGAAAGATAAAAACAGATAAGTTTCTGGGTCGTTTTTAAATCTCTCTTTGTAAGTTTTTAGCAATTCAAAAGCTTCTTCTTTTTTACCAAGACTGTATGCGAGGAAAATCGTTTCTCTATAAACTGCAGGTGTGTCAGGCATACGTTTAACAGCTTCTCTACAAAATTCGTAGGCTGTTTTTATATCATGCCTGTCTTTGGCTATCTTACATATTCCGTAATAAAATAATGGATTTTCTGAAGATGGTTTTATGTTTATACCTGCAAATGCAGTATTACACAAAACAAGTGCTGACAATAAAAGTTTTTTCATTATTTACTCCTAAATACTAAAACAGCAGTCTTTGCTCCTTTAAGTATTTTATAAGATGTAGAACCTATAAACGACAACTTTCCGCCTTTATCTTTCCTTTTACCTGTAACTATAAGGTCAACGTTTTCTTTTTCTGAAAACTTTAAAATTTCCCTTTCCGGGAGACCTTCTTTGTATACAACCTCGATCGATGGATACTCTTCTTTTAGCTTTTGTAATTTTTCAATCTTATGCTGCCTTACTTTTTCATAAACTGATTTTATGTGAGTAAAATGTGAATCATTATCAACATGAATTACTGTAAGCTTTGAATTATAAATAGATGCTAAATCCAATGAAAATTTCAATGCTTCTTCAGAAGTAGGCAAAAAGTCATAGGCAACA
This is a stretch of genomic DNA from Sulfurihydrogenibium sp. YO3AOP1. It encodes these proteins:
- a CDS encoding tetratricopeptide repeat protein, whose amino-acid sequence is MKKLLLSALVLCNTAFAGINIKPSSENPLFYYGICKIAKDRHDIKTAYEFCREAVKRMPDTPAVYRETIFLAYSLGKKEEAFELLKTYKERFKNDPETYLFLSFFYNVTKNQKEALAVLEEGYKKFQNNEKIISALIDQYIENKNLNKAKELLEKLATIKKDDPSIYYKIARIYLFENNAQKAEEYLKKSLQIDKKYKPVWQLLGEIYRQSGNYDKAIEIYKNILKDDPNNLEALNRLFQIYVDKDDFNNAAETIDKIIRLNPKDNDAILKKFLLYIKYGKSNEILQDLKKSSQENPDNPFLKFMLGMAYETLEDYQNAKAIYEELYKQQPDNQELIDRLVSVYLNLKEYDKALEILNKLYVQNPKDYKILLSMADIEDKKGNIKRALELVKEAESIAPDDPTVHFIKAIYLDKLGNWQEAEKSLYKSLELRPDYPDALNYLGYTYIDREINIDKGIELVKKALEKMPDSPAYLDSLGWGYYKKGNYTEAEKLIKKALEKMPDDPVLNEHYADILLKLNKKQDAVEYYKKALELIDKKGEGEPNQKERVLRKLKDLR